The following coding sequences are from one Deinococcus apachensis DSM 19763 window:
- the tuf gene encoding elongation factor Tu yields the protein MAKGTFERTKPHVNVGTIGHVDHGKTTLTAAITFTAAAMDPTVEKLAYDQIDKAPEEKARGITINTAHVEYNTPTRHYSHVDCPGHADYVKNMITGAAQMDGAILVVSSADGPMPQTREHILLARQVGVPYIVVFMNKVDMVDDEELLELVEMEVRELLSKYEFPGDDLPVIKGSALQALEALQANPKTSRGENQWVDRIWELLDAIDSYIPTPERDTDKTFLMPVEDVFTITGRGTVATGRVERGVVKVQDEVEIIGLRDTKKTTVTGIEMHRKLLDQGMAGDNVGVLLRGVARDDVERGQVLAKPGSIKPHTKFEASVYVLSKDEGGRHSAFFGGYRPQFYFRTTDVTGVVELAEGVEMVMPGDNVTFTVELIKPIAMEEGLRFAIREGGRTVGAGVVTKVLE from the coding sequence ATGGCCAAAGGAACGTTTGAGAGGACGAAGCCGCACGTGAACGTCGGGACGATCGGGCACGTGGACCACGGCAAGACCACCCTGACCGCCGCCATCACCTTCACGGCGGCCGCGATGGACCCCACCGTCGAGAAGCTGGCCTACGACCAGATCGACAAGGCCCCCGAGGAAAAGGCCCGCGGCATCACCATCAACACCGCGCACGTCGAATACAACACCCCCACCCGCCACTACAGCCACGTCGACTGCCCCGGCCACGCCGACTACGTCAAGAACATGATCACCGGCGCCGCCCAGATGGACGGGGCGATCCTGGTGGTCAGCAGCGCCGACGGCCCGATGCCCCAGACCCGCGAGCACATCCTGCTCGCTCGCCAGGTGGGCGTGCCCTACATCGTCGTGTTCATGAACAAGGTGGACATGGTCGACGACGAGGAGCTGCTGGAACTGGTGGAGATGGAAGTGCGCGAGCTGCTCAGCAAGTACGAGTTTCCCGGCGATGACCTGCCGGTGATCAAGGGCAGCGCCCTGCAGGCGCTGGAAGCGCTGCAGGCCAACCCCAAGACCAGCCGCGGCGAGAACCAGTGGGTCGACCGCATCTGGGAACTGCTGGACGCCATCGACAGCTACATCCCCACCCCCGAGCGCGACACCGACAAGACCTTCCTGATGCCCGTCGAGGACGTGTTCACCATCACCGGCCGCGGCACCGTGGCCACCGGCCGCGTGGAGCGTGGCGTGGTGAAGGTGCAGGACGAGGTGGAGATCATCGGGCTGCGCGATACCAAGAAGACCACGGTGACGGGCATCGAGATGCACCGCAAGCTGCTGGATCAGGGCATGGCGGGCGACAACGTGGGGGTGCTGCTGCGCGGCGTGGCCCGTGATGACGTGGAGCGCGGCCAGGTACTGGCCAAGCCGGGCAGCATCAAGCCGCACACCAAGTTCGAGGCCAGCGTGTACGTGCTGTCCAAGGATGAGGGTGGACGTCACTCGGCGTTCTTCGGCGGGTACCGTCCGCAGTTCTACTTCCGCACCACTGATGTGACGGGTGTGGTGGAGCTGGCCGAGGGCGTGGAGATGGTGATGCCCGGTGACAACGTGACCTTCACCGTCGAGCTGATCAAGCCCATCGCCATGGAAGAGGGCCTGCGCTTCGCCATCCGCGAGGGCGGCCGTACCGTCGGCGCGGGCGTCGTCACGAAAGTGTTGGAGTAA